In Pangasianodon hypophthalmus isolate fPanHyp1 chromosome 5, fPanHyp1.pri, whole genome shotgun sequence, the DNA window GAACAGACATGACATTCAGTAGTGCTATacaatatttaatcttttttgtcTTGAGGTTCTTTActtttggtaaaataaaaatataatttagtgGAAGTGTGGGGAAATGGGAAACCTAAAGACAGTGCTCAGGGTGTTTAAAATAGATAATTTATTTCTATTCTCAAAACCCAAAGTGCCCAGTAACAACCGTGTTTATTTATCTTTCTGTGAATTGGCCCCAAGGGCTACTTAATCCAACcattattaaactttattaagTGTTAAAATTACTTCTTGGCACTTGCTGAAGGTAATCCAGTAATTTTCTCCATATAGCTGCCAAATCTGGTTTCCGCTTGCTCTTTTTATTGTTGGCACTGTAAAACGTAGGCTAGACTATCCTTTTAGTATGGATGGTTGGCTAAAACGGGATCAATTGACTTTAAGATAATGTCTTTTATGTAAAGACTTTGTTTTGTGGAGAAAAtaatattacttatttattactaaATTTACAACTAACAAATTTGAATATTATTTGTTAGACAAAGACAAGAGAACACAGGGTCAGGTTTGGATTCTATTAAAACTAAtggaaacagacaaacagaaaggaaCATGCGGCAATCTCGAAGCATAAACAGTCAAATGCTGGGTTATCAGCAAACAGGCAAAAGCTATAGCTGAGATTTGACAAGGAATTAACTAAGGAATTGGCTAAGGTCAAACCAGAGAAACAGGCATACAATGAGAAAGGCTCAGTAATAGAACAGAATCTTGAGTAAGACTTCAGGTTACTTCATGGGGTGCAAGAGATGGCAAACAGGTGCCATGATTAGAAGTCTGGTTTTTGGAAAAGGGGATAGGTGACTGTGACTGTCAGCTGACATGGATTTTGGCAGAGGATCTTGAGTATTGCAGTTAGTTTTAATTGTTAGTAGTTTTGAGAGCAGGTACAGATGCTGGAATGACACAATTAATTGTTCTGACAAAAGGTGAAAATGAATGTggtaacatttatttagcacatCTTATTGTCATAACTGGTGAAGGAGAATGCAGAAGATCAAGACCTTGAgataaattttctataattaCTCATGACTTTTACCTAGTTTTGAGTGATAAGCATTTTGCCCTAAGAGCCATGCCCTCAGAAATGATTGCACGTAATGTGCCGGCACAGCACCGACACTGATGGATGGGCTCCCCGCCTTCTGCCGGTGTAAGCACAAATCGGCCCGGTTAAAGCAAATTGGAAGCTAAACCCATCAGATGCTCCCCACGTGGCTGCCTGCCCCAATAAGGACAGTAAATATAAATCGGCTCAGCGTGGTTGACTTTTTAAACGTGCAGCTCTGTTTATTATGGCCCGTCCAAATTGCATCAGGCCTCAGTCTGGGATTCATTACTCGCGGCAGGAGGATTGCTTCGCCTTTGCTCCATGATTACCCAGAGTGCCTGGCTTGTAGCTCAGTGCCGACATAGAGATCATCTGTGCTGTGAAGGGAAGAGATGTAGGGCATGATTATGAACTGTAGATTAGGGATTTGATAATGCCTCAACACTGTACATTAGGCAACCTAATGCTGGATCACCtctagaaaaaagaaagagtgaagcAGCCATTTAATGCCTCAGTAGCATGACTCTATCACTGGTTTTAAATATTAACTTCATTTGGCTGAACAAAAGATGGACGTTTTGTCACAAAATGGTGGATATTTTGAACTGCATAGACAAGCAATCTCCTGAAGCCCTTTTTGGCTCTGTGGAAAATCAGCCGTTTTGGTAAAAGAACAAAACCGCAAACTCTGAACTAATAGTCGCAAATTAGATTCCACTTTGCTTCAAAACCAAAAGGGGCCGCTTCTCAGAACTTTCTGTGTATTGCAAAAACAGTATCCATtccatttaataaaaatgtgaagtAATGAGTAACTCTATAATCTGCTGGAAGCCAAAGACCTGGCCTGTACAGCGTGTCCGGTTCAAAACAGCCTAATCTACTGTACGAACTAGACAGAAATTCTCATATTCCACTTTACTTTGTAATTCTGGATCTTATTCAGGCAAGACCCATGTTCATGATTCCAAAAACACAATAGTATCAACATAAAGGCCAAACAATTTCGGAGCTTCAGTATGTTTTTGGGCTCtgaaaaaatagcaaaaatgcACCCAGCTGTATGAAGTGCAAAGAAAAGCTGCTGTATAAACTGGGATTAGCACATCATATGTTCTCGGTGGGGTAAATGGGCAGTGCACAATGTGTTATGGTTCCACAGTCATAAAATAGCGATGAAAAGGCATTGACTGATGAGTTACAGTTGTCTTGATGGCCTAGTGTAGGAAATTTTATCTGGACAAACATTTGCAGCCACTTCTGCTGTTTCCAGCTATGGTGTGGGAATGATGTAGACTAAATTGAAATTCTGACATAAAGGGAGGATAGAAGGGCAAACAGCTAGTTCtgaaaaactaaaaagaaagaaaaaacagaacaagCAACATTTCTTAGGGCACTGATGCTATGAAATTAGATATGAATTTATGAAGTTTAGTTTATTTGAAGTCATTACTAGAATGATGTCAGTTAACACAAGGTGAGTATCAGAGTaaatttgatgtgtgtgtgttgttctgtaTATCATAGCTGATATCTCCTGGTAGATCTGTATTTTACCCATATGTAATAACACCCTATTCATATGGTCTTCTGTGTCTTCAGTCTTCTCTGTCATCTCAGCACTCAGGTGTGTAATGCAGCTCTTAGAAGAAAAATGTGCTCTAATTTGTTTATCTGAAGAATTACAGTGAACAGAGTAGGATTTGCTAGACTCAATTTTGTCTTCTGTGTGAATAAGCAAATGCATATCTGATACCAAAAGAACTCAAGCTTTAATATTAGTTTTTTCTAACTAATGCAATTTCACTGTAATACAAGAAAGAAGCTGTAATTTTATTACGTATCTCTGAAACATAAGCCCTCTCTCATTTTGTCACTTTCCACACTAGTGCCAGAGCATCTATTAGTCAAAAGTATTTACCAGTTGGTCTGTCTACACAGTGAGAGTACACATAGAGGGGGATTTGGCCACAATTCTGCCAAATGTACCAACTGCTGATTTCCATGTTTCCTTGTTGCTTTCCTTGCTGGAGGGGGATTATTGATGTAAAGTGATATTTGGAAAACCCTTCAGTCAATTTCAGTCTGCCTGTTGAGTGTTAAGTTGCAAAGCAGAGAGATAATGTCTCCTTTTGTAGCTTAGAGAGATCCTACGTGCTATAAAGTTGTAGCTTGACTCTCAGAGGTAATCACTCTTTGAAAAACTGTTACCTGTTAAAAGAAATTTCCAGAcagatgtatgtgtgtacaaTGGGTTACTGTCATTTAGTGCAGCTTAGCACAGTGGTTTAAAGAAGGGTGCTACAGGAGGGTGGCTTGTGCCATGATGATGTCATACATGACAGGAGACCGTTTCTGTTATATGCTATTTTCAAGTGTGTCATCTATGCATCATAtatgatatttcattttctttggcACTCATGGTCTAGACACAGTCCTTCACTGCAATATGATAATGTAGTGCAGCCCAGGCACCTGGAATCAATTTGGGGCATCTACTACTCTAGTGAACACAAGCTGGCAATTCAAAAAATACCTCATGGAATGAAAGTAACTTTGACAAATCACCACTTGAACTTTCCAGTGATGTATTTGACTTTGCAGCACTATTCCATTTTGTCTGGTTGGAAATTCATAAACACATGACAtcaaaaacagttttctttCAACTGTGGTCATAACACGTCTTTAGGATCTCCAGTTTGAAGGAAACTGCTCATACACCATACGGGCCAGTGAGCCAGGATAGCTGTAGCTGCTGATTTAAATGAACACATAATACCCCTAGAATGACATAGTGTATTCAGAAAATCAGTGGAGTTATCCTTTAATTGGAGTTATCCTTAGACaaggtgtgtgtataatttataggtgtaaatcataaaaaaaatacaagccCAGATATTTGAAGCCCTGCCATGAATCTGAGTAACCTAGGAAAAGTCACCAACTGACATAGGTTCCACTCTTTAAAAGGTGCTAGAAAAGTAACAGATGGCACAGCTGTTCATTAAAAAGGCTGTGAACTTAAACACACTATGtaaaacagatacagattgtGAAACATACTCTAGAAGTTTAGATTGGACTATAGAAGACAAAGCCATTCTCTGGAAGGAAAAACCTTTACTCTTTTAATCCTACTTATGGCACCTTAACTCAAATTGGAATTTGTTCACAATATTTCAGGTAAAGTTCTTCTTAATTAATGAGTTTATATCATGTTACGATACgtgttttttaaattctgtatttatttaatgtctactaCTAAATTTGGTAAACTACTACTGTGGCCATAGTAACCAATAGTGATCaagcaaatgtgaaaataaaactgtcTTAATGTGCTTTCCTGGGTGTTTCATTAACCGCTGCCACAGGAGAAGCATAAACAAGCAATTGAGTCTGAGGGCACGCTTGTCCTGCCTGCTAATGAACAGTTCAAGACCATTAAAGATGACCCACTTGAGTCTACCAAGGGCTTTTTTAAACTGCAGCTAGATGAGAAGCCAGACAGTATTCTGTATTTGTAAGAGAAAATACAATTTCTCTGTACatactagaggtgtgcatcaggactagAGCTATACATACTGGGAGTAGGTGCTTTTTACTGTCATGTGGGTGGGAGTGGGCGGTCAGTTATGAAGCTTgtggacaaagaaagaccacattaaATGGGAGTGTATTGGACATGGCAGACTGCTTGTGAGTGTGCTTACCAGGTTTAgtcatttgtcttcagtaaacactttatcctgatcgTTTAGATTACTAATTGATCATTAcaaagttcattagaaaataatgtGTGCAGGTATGTGCAATAAATATCTGGAACGGGAGTGAGTGATCAAGAGTGTCTgtgggagcaggtgggattggtcagaattccttcgggAGTTGACAAGAGTGGAATTTAAAAGAGTCCCGAGCACACTTCTAATATATATTGTAACTTATTCTGGCTTGTGTATGTTACAGTTGTAGTTCATATGATTCTGGACACAATGTTACTTTGaacattatatactgtatgataaAACACTTGTGCATGATGAAATGAGTTAGAGACCATTCCCATTACAGCAGAGACTGGTGAGGCCAATTCATTATGCTACATAGTAATTATCAACAAAAggataaatattcatttaaatattcctGGGCCATTCAAGTAATTCATATTTGTGTTGGCAgtgtaaatatctgtatctTAATATTGGAGTGGACCTCATTAGTCCTGTTCCAGACTCATAACCATACCTGTTCCCTTTTGCTTTTCCCAGTGGGAAGAGATCAGTGGTGTGGATGAGCACTACACACCGATTCGGACCTTCCAGGTGTGCAATGTGATGGAGTACAGCCAGAACAACTGGCTGAGAACCAACTGGATCCCTCGCAGTTCTGCTCAGAAGATCTATGTGGAGCTCAAGTTCACTCTGAGAGACTGCAACAGCATCCCACTGGTGCTGGGAACCTGCAAAGAAACCTTCAACTTGCACTACCTGGAGACAGACGAGGACCAGGGCAGTAAGTTCCGTGAGCACCAGTTCTCAAAAATAGACACCATAGCGGCCGATGAGAGCTTTACTCAGATGGACTTGGGGGACCGCATTCTTAAACTCAACACAGAAGTGCGAGAAGTAGGTCCAGTCACTAAGAAAGGCTTTTACCTGGCCTTCCAAGATGTGGGGGCTTGTGTGGCCCTGGTGTCAGTGCGGGTGTACTTTAAGAAATGCCCTTTCACTGTGCGGAACCTGGCCATGTTTCCTGACACAGTGCCCATGGACACTCAGTCATTAGTGGAGGTGAGGGGCTCCTGCGTCAACAACTCCAAGGAAGAGGACCCTCCCAAAATGTACTGTAGCACTGAGGGAGAGTGGCTAGTACCCATCGGGaaatgtttgtgtaacattGGTTATGAGGACCGGGGTGTCACCTGCCAAGGTATagtttctcttcctctttcattTCCTATTTGCAGTGCCTTTCATTTCACGGcccattttgtttctttcatcaGCATAATGTACTAGCACCAATACTATATACCAGCACTCTAAATGAGATGCATAACCTATTGTTGGAATTTCATTcgtttgtttaaaacatttattcgTTGTCTGCTGAGAATGtaagtgtttttaaatgtgtaaatttgtgtaCTACTTGGAGAACaaaactagtttttttttcctcacagagatacagacacacCTCTTATCTGTAAGCCAcagtgggtgtgtgttgggacTGAGGAGTATGAGGACTCAGTCCAATGGGGGAGAGGATAGATCTGTGGGGTAGGCGTccacaaaaaagcagcttgaaGCAGTTAAGATTGTGAAATACTCTTCAGTTTCACCTCATCAGGAGTCAGAATAGATGTGTGTTCGGCATCCAAGACTTTGTggaggaaggtgtgtgtatgggcgtgtgtgtgtgtgtgtgtgtgtgtgtgtgtgtgtgtgtatcaaatTGTTCTTAGAGGATCCTGCGAGTTACTCTGCTCTCCCATGATggttttataaatgtaatgcaGAGGATATAACGGAAAACGATTTATGTTCCTCCACTCCTTTTGGTTGAAAgctttattatatatgtatggACATTTTTTTGGGCACTTTTGCCAGATTCATAACGTTAAATGATCAAGACCATTAATGTTAGCTCATTACAGGGGGAGCTGTCTCAGAGTAAGGATACTGAAGCATGTATTTCGGCTGGCGTGAATAATTGCGCATGGATCTGTGGTTGAGAAGGTTGATAATAAATTGGCTGGCAGCTGGCTTGTAGAGAGATTCAGTCCTGTCTGTGGTATTATTTGAGTTAAGCCAGCTCCCAAGAGAAATCACTTCAACTCATAAAGTACTCTGTatccctctcctcctctccaaCTGGGC includes these proteins:
- the epha3 gene encoding ephrin type-A receptor 3 isoform X3, which encodes MGCTRFLTLALLLFMLVSCAEFIVYPANEVNLLDSKASQGELGWISYPPHGWEEISGVDEHYTPIRTFQVCNVMEYSQNNWLRTNWIPRSSAQKIYVELKFTLRDCNSIPLVLGTCKETFNLHYLETDEDQGSKFREHQFSKIDTIAADESFTQMDLGDRILKLNTEVREVGPVTKKGFYLAFQDVGACVALVSVRVYFKKCPFTVRNLAMFPDTVPMDTQSLVEVRGSCVNNSKEEDPPKMYCSTEGEWLVPIGKCLCNIGYEDRGVTCQDSSAVHRDILS